DNA from Sulfurimonas gotlandica GD1:
TTAAAGATCAATCTAGAGGACCTATAACAAATTCTCTTGAAATGGCTACAACGATGGAAGATGCCCTCAATAAGTTAAATAACTCATCATATAAAAAAGAGTTTTTTCAAATCTATAGAACAAGAGCAACAGAGGAAAACCTTATGGAGGTTATTGCTGAGTTTGAAAAAGCCTTAATTACTCCAAACTCAAGATTTGATAAATATCTTAGAGGTGATAGAAAAGCTTTAAATGAACAAGAAAAAAGAGGTTATGAGAGCTTTAAATCAGTCGGTTGCATAAGTTGTCACAATGGAGTGAATATAGGCGGAAATATGTACCAAAAACTTGGTGTTATACTTCCCTATAAACAAGATAAACCATCAAATGGAAGATATGATATAACTAAAAGAGAACGTGATAGAAATGTATTTAAAGTACCGACATTGCGTAATATAGAACTAACAGCACCTTATTTTCATGATGGAAGAGTAAAAACCTTAAAAGATGCAATCTTTGAGATGAGAGAGCATCAGCTTGGACTGGAATCAGACAAAGAAAACTTAGATGATATAGAGGCATTTCTTAGAACTTTAACGGGTGAGATGCCCTCTATTTTAAATGAGAAAAAGCAATGAAAAAATATATAATCATTGTACCTATATTTCTTATACTCCTTGGTGTAATCATTTTCTATTTAGTTAGGTGGAATGAGATAAAAGCTACAACAGACAAGAGTGCTACAATTAAAGAGTTGTCCTACGAGCTTGAGATACAAAATCAAAAACATAAATTGCTACTTAGCAGAGTCACTTTAGAAGTTAATTATGATGCGATTATTGCATCTGGCAGATCTTTTAGAAGTGCTTTAGAAAAATATACTACGATTCTGAGTCGTAGTAATGATGAAGTTCTAAAAAAATTAGCAGCAAAGATAGTAACAAAAAGTAAGAGATTGGAATATGTATATGAAGATATAAAGTCTGATACTGCGCTAATAAAAAACTCAAAAATGTGGTTATCAAAGAGTTATAAAAAATATTTAAAAGATATCAAAACATCCAAAGAGATTACGCCTGAGTTAATGAGATATATCTTTAATATTGTGAATGCAAACAATATCTATCAATTAGAAGAATTAGAGCCTCTTGATATAGATAGTAAAATTTTTAATCAAGATAAGTTGAGAGTACATTTAAACTTACTATATGCAAAGAGAAAAAGCCTTATAGAGTTAAATACAGAGCTTATAGAAAATGATATATATATTGATTTAGATGAAGTAACTTCCTATGTAAATGATGTAATTGAAGAACTAAAAAAAGAGACTTCATCAATAGTAAAAGCTCTACTAATGAGCACCCTGTTTTTAATTATATTTGGTCTGATAGTATATGTAAAAGAGGTTTTAACCAGACAAGAGGCAGATAATCTTAAAAAAGAACTACAACAGTTTGTTGATGCCTTAAATGAGAGTGCTGTAGTCTCAAAAAGTGACACTCAAGGTCTAATCACATTTGTGAATGATAAGTTTTGTGAGATATCCGGATATTCAAGAGAAGAGTTGATTGGTCAGGGTCATAATATTATCCGTCACCCGGATATGCCAGCAGAACTCTTTAAAGAGTTATGGAAAACTATTAGAAATAAAAAGATCTTCAAAGCGACGATTAAAAACTGTAAGAAATCCGGTGAAGCT
Protein-coding regions in this window:
- a CDS encoding cytochrome-c peroxidase, yielding MLKLLIIHILCTVIFAIDDITPIPLSIEYDKQKAELGKKIFFDPIISKDGTISCSTCHNLPGGGANNTPYSFGVDSQEGIINSPTVLNAVFNFAQFWDGRERNLKDQSRGPITNSLEMATTMEDALNKLNNSSYKKEFFQIYRTRATEENLMEVIAEFEKALITPNSRFDKYLRGDRKALNEQEKRGYESFKSVGCISCHNGVNIGGNMYQKLGVILPYKQDKPSNGRYDITKRERDRNVFKVPTLRNIELTAPYFHDGRVKTLKDAIFEMREHQLGLESDKENLDDIEAFLRTLTGEMPSILNEKKQ